Within the Telopea speciosissima isolate NSW1024214 ecotype Mountain lineage chromosome 4, Tspe_v1, whole genome shotgun sequence genome, the region AGCTTAATTCTATTCTGTTTGATCTGAAATTAACATTACATACTGATGTTCTACTTGGTTATATGAATCTGTAATTTGTTCTTTGATCTAAGTTCTAATTTGACAGATTTACCCATCCCTAGTGTCAATAGGAATCTCCCATAAATTCAGATCCGACCATTGGATCAAGCTGAACTTTTCAGCAAAGTTACTAACCCTTTAGAGAGTAACTCGACCAGGCTTTCAGCCTGATCCGACCATCTGATTTAAATCTATTGGTTTTCTCCGTAATCTGGAATTTGACATCTCTGTTTTCGATTCTGTTTTAGTACTGTTTTAACTTCTTAAATCAGTATtgcattaagtggtatcagagcatggcAGAAAACAGCTCAAGAACTCCAGAACAGCCTCCTGAATTAAGTCCCTTTAAGGTAACCTACATCGAAACTATTCTTAATCAACTTCTTGGAGAGATGAGGCAACAAAATAGCTCTAATTCAGCATAAATTGGCAGTACCAGAATCAGCCTTTAATTTAAATATTGATCTCAACTTTGCACCTCCAAAAGAAGAGAATATACCACCACTCAGAGAAAAGGAACTTAAGGTCGAAGATAAACCTGAAAAGATCACAGTAGCCTGTAGTAACAAAGAAGCAGTGCTTGTCGATTCCAAGATAGAAGACCTACAGGTAGAGAATTCTAATGTGGAGTTCTACCTCATAGAGCTCAAAGCAAACAACAATGAAGATGAGGTTGAAGTAGTAGTGGAAGATGAGCTAGTGGCCGAGAACACTCTACAAGAAATCGTCAACATTCatgatgttgttcttgaagaggtaaGAGCGTGTGCACAAGTCTTCGATGAGAAGGCTACCAAAGTTTGGGACTACAGCTAAGACATTCACAATTGATATTGATTCAGAGGTTGAGCACATAGAATTCATTATGCCACCaaagttctttgaagagaaagctccacgccacGAAGACTACATTCCAAACATCCATGAACTACCATAATACTACTTTGGGCTACAGATGGATATGCATCACATACAGATAAATCATAGAtgtgggcttattttagtggaaataaccTTTGGGTTGGGCTATGCATGTGTGGGGCCTTTGATCCAAATgtattttcattgtaatggaccactttaatgggcctataatttgggtagaggctaggcatacgggattaattaggtttctttattttattcgttattaagtgttttagttaggctaTATTAGGATTCCGtaagtccagtcctgttttgagtcagtttcctagtcagttttaCATTACCTAATTAGTTCAGGATTTGGTTAGGTCTttcatttttagtgtttgagtctatttttgagtcttctatataagtttgtaagggggtcCAACTTTGTACACGGATTTTGATTAATGACTAATGAGAAGCTTTGTCTTTGCTGCCTATCGTGGTAATGGTATGCTCTTCCCTTGTGTGAATCAAGGTGTGTGAGTCCAGTCAGCACCTTGTGGTGGGAAGCCTGGGTGCCATTGTTCTTGCACTATTCTACCTTAAGGTACTGTTTTGCTGTTCTGTTTTCTGATATTCTGTCCAGACTTCGTTCATGCTATTCATCAGTACTACTCACACTAGGATTGCCAATTTGAAGGTGATTTGGGCTGTTGGTCTCAGTAATGATTTCAGAACTGTTCTGTCAATAATATTCCCATTCAGATCATGTTTTCAGTTTTCTAATCGGTTGGTTATTTCATAGAATCCTATATCAAGTAGGATTGCTTCAAAGGTTTGAAGCTTGAATTCGATATAGCTTATTTCTATTCTGTTTGATATGAAAACAACATTACATACTGAGGTTCTGCTGGGTTATATGAATCTGTAATCTGTTCGAGTTCTAAtttgacagatttacccctcTCCTAGTGTCACTAGGAATCTCCCATAAATTCATATCCGACCATTGGATCAAGCTAAACTTTTCAGAGAAGTTACTAACCCTCTAGAGAGGAACTCTACCAGGCTTCCAGCCTGATCAGACCATCTAATTTGAATCTATTGGTTTTCTCCCTAATCTGGAATTTGGCAACTCTGTTTTCAATTCTGTTTTATACTGTTTTAACTTCTTAAATCAGTATTGCATTAATATGTTTAAGTTACACTTTTATATGCATGAGTGGTGTATTTTAAACCTTGAAGACCATAAATAATCAATAAATAATGATATCCAACCAATGCCAGGTTATCTCTGCCTTCACGGCATCTATGTAATTCAAATCTTTATTGGCAAATGCAATGTCAAACCTACTAATTAGTAATAAGAAGCAATTAAGCAAGAAGGTTTGAAAAAGAGAAATCTACGCGATTACAATCTTCATTGGCAAGTGCATATTTCTGCTCATTTAATCCTTCTTCCTAGGATATTTTTTAGTATAAATGGGGTCCGCTTAGATTTTAGCCAAAATATCAGAGTAGGAAAaagttttctataaaaaaactatgatttttgggttttggcagTTTGTATATCAAACTTTATCGTTACATAAGTTCTGCACATATTTTTATGTATTGGTTCTGTATCGTATCGACATGGCCAATCTCGATACATATGACTTGACACAAAAGCCTAGATGCACACATTTAAAGGACAGAATCAACTAGGAGCCTACAGAAAATGGTAGCCAGAAGTGCATCAAGAAGATGACCTCAAAACTGATtaataagattgttcaagtaaTGCTCAAGACACTACTATTGATTTTTATATTAAACACATATCAACCTTCTTAGGTCCAGTATATGGTATTACAGATCACAGACATTATAGGCTGACTAGAATTAAGCATTTATGAAATAGCATGCCCATTTAAATGCAGTTGTGCAAGTTAAATTGATAATCTATGCGAGAGTGGTACATTTACACAGATAGGAAATCATAGAATTGTGTAACCTTACACCACTGAACTCCTAACTGTAACCTTTTATTTTTGCTACTCCCTAGCTGTGTACTCTCTGTTGTATAAATCCTCAGAAGAAGAACTTCTATGATGATGTTTTCTATTCTTCTGGCATCAACAGAAAAGGgttcaaaataaacaaaaagttTATTCGTATCCAATCAAAACATGGAATAAAGTCTGATAAGTTCTGTCTTCTACAAAAGCAAATTCTTAAACGAAAATTGATGAAATAGAAAAATCCTTTCAAAATAAAGAATATTTAAGATAATTCATCTCAATAAATGAAAAAGGGCAAACCTGAAGAGGCAGGCTAGCTCCAGACCACTGAGTCAGATTTGTCTGCATGAATCATTCAATTAGATGGTATATGTTCATCAGAGGGTCCCAACCTGGAGGCGACCTTAGAATATTAAAATTACTAGAGCTGCTATGAAGACAGGCATGAAGGATAGCAGTCTTCACAATATGAAGACAAGCATGAAGGATAGCAGTCTTCACAATAAAATTACGGAAGAAGATACTATTAGTAGGtcttaataaaatattaggaaCATCACATTAACGAAAGATGCAATATCAGACTATTAATGCACCACAATACATCACAAACCTTGTATTTAACACTAAATAAGCGAGCCTGAGGAAAATCAGCTGAAAGCCATTCTCCTGGCCAAAATGTTCCCTCTTTTCCAGCCTCCAGATCAATAGTCTCTACCAGGCCAGATTTAGTAGTCGAGGACTTGTCCTCTGCCATGCGCCAAGTTTTGAAAGGGCCGCCACGCAGACCATGAACAAAAACAACATCCAGTAAAGGAACCTCTGACTGAGAAAGTTTGCCAGGCCCAGTAGCAGGAGAAATACCCCTATCATTTGAATCTCTGGTTAGAGACCCACCATCACTGTTAACAGATTCTTCATGATATGCAGATAGATTACAAAATGGTTTATTGGAAGATGGAAATTCTGACTGAGCTACACCTGAAGCAGTTTTTTCAGGAGATTTCCAATGTGGCAGTTCAGGATTGATTAAAAAGATCTTGTCTTCATAGGAGGGACACATATATCTTTGGATCCCAGAACCTATGTCAGGAACACTACCATCTACAGGATTTCCATCAATTTTCTGAGAGCAAAAAATATTCAACAGTGTTGCCCTAGCATAACTTCGAATTTTAAGATCATTACAACCAGGGATCTTCCCATTGGCACAATCTTCAAGCCATTTGCACCAAGTTTCATCTGCCACAACAGCCTTCTGGACCTTTGGGAGCACAGAAAGAACAGTGAGCAGCTGAGCAGCATGCCTTCGAATATGTGCTGTAGGAGGAACTCGAACACTTGAAGAATTATTAGCACCTAAAGCATTTGCTTCAGAAGAGACATTTACAGTTCGGTCCTGTGCAGTTCGGTCCTGCATCTCACGGACTCTTGATGCATCATATGCCTCAATAGCAGCCAGTTGTTCATAATCATCCCGCAATAGGAAGCGCCTCAGCAAACACAATACTCCAAGATCAGCTATTTTGTTTTGGGCAATAGAATCTTCAGTGCAAACCTCAGACAGTGCTTTAATACCCTTCAATGTAGCCACTGCAGAATCGGCAGCATCAAACTTAGACGAACTATTTTTGTTCATATTTTTTAATGGCCCAGCAAATGGTTCCAGAGAAAGAAGATCCGCCAGAGGGAACATATCAACAGAATCAGTGGTTGTACTCAACTGCTTCCCTGCACGATTAACAACAGCACCAGCTAATTGACTTGCAATCTGTGCAGCAGAAGCAGCATTTGAATGATCAATTTGAGTCTGCAAAGATCAAAAGACTTTCCATAAATGTCAGCAGAAAAAATCAGTTTGTTAATGTTTAAAAAACACGGAAACCTAAGGGAACCTTCACTTTATCGCCCTTAAGCTGTGTGCTTTTTTTGAATGATGTTGTCTTGCTGGAACCCAGAACCTCAATGAGCAACAGAGCCAGCCATCCTTGAGAAATTGGGATTGAGTATGGCCCACAGTCTTCAAGAATGCGAGAAAGGATTTTTGTAGCTGAAAACCGTGTTATGTCTGAGGagaattttccaaaaacccAGGGCAGAAGGATACCAGACCATTTTTTACTTTCTTCAATAGATAAATGCTTGTCTCCAGTAGAAAGCAATTCCAAGGCTTTCGCCAATGCTTCTTGTACATGCTTATGCTTTTGAGTTCTTTTAGCTGTTTCTCTCATCAGATGAAGACCCTTCTCCATGACTACTCTTTGTGCATCAGGACTTCTCTGGACTGAAACAAGAAAAGCTGAGAGTGCCATCCGAGCCAAAGTAATATCTTCAGTTTTACTTGCCTGAGAAACAGTAGAAAGAAGAATGAAGCTCCAATCGGGAACAGAATCGGTTAGGGGTAAATTAAGATCTTCCAACAGCAGTCTAGCCACCAAACTCCCATGCCATTTCACAGTTCTTTCAGGTGCCATTAAAGCAATCATGACAGCATAACCATCTTGATCGAGTTCTTGAATATGTGATCGATTAACATCTGATGCCAACGCCCAATTTGCTAAGGCCCATGTTGCAAAAGGCACGGCAACATGTTGACCCTGCAGATCATCCCAGAGGCCTGGAGTAGGACTAGGAGCCAAATTCCCTTGCACAAGACAATTATCACGATTTTCAAGTAACATAAGTGGTCGAGGAATACACCCAACTGATTCCAAGTAATTCAAATGAGACCCATTAGTCCTTGAAAGTCCCAACACAGTTGTACCTCCAAGAACTTTAATTCCAACACCCCGAATTCCTTTCCCCCCATCCTTATCATTGTCATTCCCATGTGACGCATCAAAGTGCATACCACCTTCCTCAATAACTTGAATGGCGGCTGCAATATCCCTCATATCAGCATTCCCAGGTAGCGATGGCTGAAACATAGTTCCGTCCAAGTTATCACAGTTGGAAGTGACAATGTCCATGATGGCAGCAACAAGCATGCTCCTACCTTTCAAAGTATCAGAAACATCAAATGAACTTCGTCTAATTTGCTGGTCCCAGGAGAAAACAAAAGGTTACTATCTGAAACAATATCACATTAAACCCAAGACGTAATTCAATCCAATCAAGAAATCCCCCAAAACTAGAACTCACCTTCTTGGAGCGCTGAGGTTGGAAAGAGAATATAAACCTGAGAAGATAGGGAACAGCGTGTGGCCTTCCAAGCACCGCCTCGCACACCTTTGGGTCAGCAATCAAGTGCGCAAGCGCCCTCGCAGACTCAGCTTGGGTGCCTGAGTTATTATCTCCCGAAGAAGCAACCGTCTCGAGGAGCCAATCCACAACTGCGCCACCACCAGCACTAACGATGGCCGACCTGCGTGTATCATTGGCGGCAGCAATATCGGCAAGAAGCGCAGCAACCCTCAGCTCGAACCCGGAACGGACTTCCTGATTGGCCGTCGACAAGACGGAACTCAAGGACTTCCAAAGAACACCGGCGGCAACACCGGTATTCTTCATTTGGTTGAGAACCTTCTTGAAGGATTCACTGGAGCGGTGGACGGAGTACTCGAGATCAGCATAGATATCGGTGGTTTTGCGCTTGAATCGATCTACGTCGGTGGATATTAGAACGGCGGAGGCGATGATGGCAGAGAGGGCGAAGAGGGATTTACGAGAGAGGGCAGAGGATGATGCGGAGATGGTGGTCGTGGAGGAGAGAGTGGACGAATGGTGGAGGAGGACTGGAGGGGGAGGAGGGACATGTTGAGGATTTTGGAGGTTTTTCGGGGAGTCGGTAGGATTTCCGAGTGGGCGAGAAgacgaggaagaagaggagaaggtgTGGATTGGGAAGCGACGGGTTCTACGGATGCAGAGACGAAGCATATCGTATATAACTATAACTAATCATCCAACGAACAAGAAAtagaaatggaaatggaaatggagaCGAAGCTCTCTCATCTCATCAGCAACTGGTGCCTGGATTAAttgtgaaagaagaagaaagaacgaTTAATGTGATTTTTCACTTTTTAGAGTTGCAgcagaggagaggagaggagaatcGTTGCAGGGCGCTTCTCGCGGGCAAAAAAAAGAGGCTGTCCGTTTGCGCGGGCGGCAAGTGTCGTGTTTGCCGAATTGGAGTGGAAGGATTCGCGAGACGTTCGCTCTTAGTTTGAGGATTGCAGACGGTAAGGATTGTCTACCAACGTGAGTATTAAATTCCGGATTCGGATCTTCGAAGATCCAGCATTCCCTCCACCCTCCGCCCCGGGGGAGTTTTGTGAGGAGTAAATCAGGCTATAGTTACCGTTAACTTGTAATCCCcaaaaaaatctctctttcaAAGTACTTTTAATGGAGTGGGCATCAAGGATTTAGTAATTGGCATGGGGATCGGTACAGATCTCAGCAGATACCGATCCAGATCAGCTCATATCAATATGGATCAGACAGATTTTCCcttgtctttttttcttcaaatatcagatttttttttgtatatttttacCCTTAGTCTGTTCAAATCCACTATTATGGGATTGGCCAAAAATCGATACCAAAATCGATACGAATATGCCTCTATCGATACTGATAGATCGACTAATCTAATCGATTCAATACCAATACTTTCAGTTCCTCCATCACATGGACCCAACTTTGTTTGCTGCTGAAAATGGCCTGTTACATGTTCCATTAAGCTAAGCTGAGATTTATACAAATGTGCCCCAGTtgattgggctagggtttgtCCACGGACCATCTCGATTCCAAAAGACAATTGTCAGCCACAAATTATAACATAGGTCCAGCCTACTCAACTGAAACCTCGGTCTGGTAGCTTCAATTTTGGAATGGGCCAGTCTACTGTACAAAGTCCACACATAAGCCCATAAGATTTGCTTGACgagagggaaaaaagaaaaagaaaaaaaaattgattctgttgcgtcaagaactgGTGCTAGAACGAGCTATTCCTGCAAGTAAAGAATTAGCAAGGGAGGCCGGGCTGAGCCGGTTTAGCCACTTCGATGCTTACGTCAGTACTCTTAGCAACATATGATAATACTAGAATTCAGATGATCACGAAAGGAATTTACCCAGCTATTTATAGGCGATGAGCGAAGCTTTGAGGGTAGAGTCATGCCCTATTAGGAAAGGAGTCCTGAGCATGGAGTGAGATAATTTAGGAGTGATTCTAGGGATAAGGTTAACCCTTTTATCCCCTTACACCTTATTAGGCAGCGTATGAGCAATAATCTCTGGCCATCAGGGCTCGTTTGGCAGTCGTGTTCTTTCCTCGTGAAGTGTGGTGTACAGGTCGTCCTCGCTCTGTATAGGGTGGTCATAGTCCCGATCTGATTGTTCTTTTAGGACGGCTTGGTCTGACGACTTCTCGCTACTCGATCGTATCTGGCCCCGTGCCCACGATCTTTGGGGTCGCGCATTCGCGTTTGACCTCGATCTTCTGGATAGGGACAGATCGTGCTTGTTCTGCACGACCTCACCTCATCCCTGATACACACATCAGCCTCTCATTGGCTGATAGTTTTGTGAAGTATCAGGTTCCTACCGATAGTCCGATCATGATTAGAATCTCGGAATCAATACCAAAAATCCTAGAATCAGACCCTTAGATCTGAAACCCAACGATCCAATCCAAAATCTCTCGGAATTTGAATCAGTCACGGCCAATTCTGATCCGAATCAGCCAATTTAACCTGTTCAATTCCGGTTTTTGAAACATTGATCAGAACATCAGGATTGGCTGAAAACGCTTAGCACTAACCAAATccaatgagtttttttttgttttttgggtacgATAACTACTTCTAATTAACTTCAAGGAAGAGGTAAGGGAGGTTGTGAATTTCCACGTACTGGTGTCAAATGGTTGATCCGGTCAATTTTAATTGGGCTTTAATCTGTCTTGCACTTTTGAAGAACGGAGGCCAAAACCAACCAATTATATAGCGGTGCTCAAAGCCCAGATTGAGACCTATTAATAATTAGTTGGTCCGTTGGTCCGTTGGTCCGTTGGTCCATTTTCAGTCAAAGTTAGTTGGTTAAGCCATGAGAGGGTCCCATATGTTATGGGACACTCAACAAAGGAATGCCACTGCATCATTCTATCACTTCcctcagcaaaaaaaaaaaatttgatgacaacggaataaaacaagaaaataaaattgtagATGCATCATCTCAACAAGTTAATTTAGCTGATCTGACATGGTGTTAACCAgtaactttttgtttttttaaattgacCTAACCAGAATCCTTTTGCCATGACTACTACAATCCTAGCAAGATCTCTTCGGACTTCGGTGCCAACATCTCTGCCCTATAAAACCAGCCCTCAAATAGTATAGTGAACATTTTGAAATTATAGAGTAGTACTAAAATCCATCCACTACGACAAGTAGGAGTGTCAATTCCAGGGCTAGCCCGACAGACCTGATCAAGCCCACTCAATTAAAGCCCAAATCGGTTCGGCCCACTTACGAAACGTGTCACGCTTAAGCTCAACATGTTTAATAAACTGGCAGTCCCAATGTGGGATGGGGTTCTAACCCGTCGAgcgcccgacctagcccgaccctttaacttgtaaactttccctccccttccctctcccgGTCCCCTCTGTGTGGTTGTGTCAATATTTACCTATGTATGAAAATTGAGAGGAAATTATATGGAATTTACGagattggagatgctttacctGAAATATTGCACCAATTACACAATTACAATAGTTGATTTCTCACCCACTCCATTAGTACCCAAGagagtacaaagaaaataagaaattataGTTCAAAGTATTAAAAAATGCATACAAGTCTAAAGGTGAATAAAGTACTTGAAATAGTTGTCACTTGTCAGGATTTTGAAAATTAGAACCTTACTTGGGTGGAGTCATGAATCCCAATTTTGGAAAGGAACGAAATCGGACATCACACTACTCTGAAATGGTTGCACCTTTTAAAATCCGTTTGGATTTAAACAGGGTTGTAGCCCAGTTCTACACCATTTAGGGCCCGGTTAAGGTCTGATTATATTACCCGATTATAGCCCGAGCTCGTCCAGGCCTGACCCGATTATATAAATGGACGGTCACAGTGTAGGCTTTAAGCATCGTGAGGCCTGGCTAGGCCCgatcggttgacacccctaacgaCAAGTATTCTCTTCAAAGAGCCATCACATATAAGAACTGGTTGATCTCTAGTCAGCAAGGCTTGATATTCAACATGAGACATCAATAACAAGCAATCCGAAAATTAGATAAAAGAGGAGCAGAGATAAGCTACAGATCGGATGCCCACTTATTAATAAAGTTAATAGTATCATAGGTTGAAGGTTGAGTATCCTAAAAGACACACCTCTTACGTTGTAACTAGATAACATGCATAGTTCTAACAAAGATAGATAACAAACTGTGATATGAACGGTGCTTGGAGGAACTCTGTACGCAGTCCCATCAACCCAATCACCTAAAAATGGTTGGAAAAAATACATGAGAAGAACATGTGTCATGGAGATTCAAGTGCAGAATACAGAGAGAGCATAAATAtcaacatgaaaaaacttcGCAAGTCTATTACGCGTGGCAGGTCCATCAACCAAAACCATCCGTCTAAATTCTTTAAACCTATGGTGGACCTCAAATTCTATAAGATACACCATGTATACATTTTATAGGAGTAGAAATTATCCCTTGACTCAAGTATAAGAAGCAACAAAACTATTTTTCGAGACAAAAATATCCCAGATTTATGATCCATGCTTATCTAGtatctataatttttttctcttttcgaCTTGTACCATTTTCTTGATGAAAATGTACTTTAACCAAcaatagaaaaggaaaacaacattACCAAATAATATTGTAAAAATTATGATTATTtaataagaataataataataacaataccTGAGTTAATTTAAAGTTAATATGAATACTTAAATAAGGGGAAAACCTTGCTTTAAACAAAAttggtgaaaaagaaaatgtaatcttgtttttttttttttactttatataacacacttcttctttcaatgagggtaatagAATCCAATCATTTCACATGAGAATTCTAAAGAAGTGTAAGACAATGACAATTCTTGAGAATGACCAAATGATAAGtcatttttaaaatctttttttaccTTGGTTTACAAAATTTTTTAGAATTAGACAAGACgcaatcaaaataaaattacaaattctCACCTCACCACTTTGATTACAACAAGGTGCACCTTTATATAAGGGATTTCTTAGTGACATCCCTtaaagtgtcaaataatttgcaatcttatttttttacccttttaatatAGAGGGTGTCCGAATGACACTTCTATATATAAGTGTATTTATaacttgacaccttcttttaattgccctttgtcttattctcaaaagttctttCAAGTTAGAAGTATATAaaggtttttaaaaataatttgaatatgatatatcattatgtcattatcaaaaggtgtcattgtcAACACAAATTTcaagtatacatgtgaaatgacaatacTTACCCTTATTGGGAAAAATGTGTTtaataaaatgacaaaaataaagttataaattatttgacaccttgaggggtgtcaaGATGAAAATCCCTTTAGTataaaacacttttttttttccttcttctattgAGGGTAAATACCAGCGGTGTGCCCAACACTTTTCCATTCATTTAAGGTTAAATCTAGATACATAAAGGAGAAGGTTTTCTGGTCTGACAATCCACACATGCGATCCCATGGTTGGGTGTTGTAGGTGCAACGGACGAAGATCGATCCGCGACCTCTTTCTGGGGTGGTGCACCCAAGTGTGGGAGCGGTGCGGGGATTGTAGCTGATggtgtagggagtcgccacctagatcagggtctaggacccacaaatggtgtCCATCCTTCATTCAGAGAAGGGCGCTAAATTAACtgcaatgactcaatggatggtctgctctAGATCtttgggtaagtgtcaagttacgggctgggaaggtgttaggcacccagcaaccgcccggccgatgaccggtcttcctagaccaaactctattgtatactgttgtgttatacatattatgcacctaattaaactatttttctttttatgttttgattatctttgttgaaatttatgaacctaattagactaattaaaattaatgttttaatcctaattactaccactaagttaggtgattatgtacattatgcgcCCTAATTAATCTAGTTGATTTATTTTACCTAAGTTTGAAAATCTAACTctatgataataaaaaaaaaacatgatcaaTTGTGCAAATTTATTAAGATCTTAGGGCAATGGTAATATCATGGATAAGTTTGATACACAAAATGGCTTAAGGatcaaaataaccaaaattacgaaaatgcccccagaAGGTAAAATGCATGAAAGactcatgaaaaagaaaaattatgctcaagacatgcttatgaaagttaaaacatcCAAATAAGgtgatagaaacctttccagGACCTTAAACATGATTTAgtcgcaaaatgaccaaaatacccctaagggcAAAGTGGTAAAAATGCTAGAACAAGAACTTTTAAGTTATTTCAGGCATTTGATATGTAATTAAACATCCTGaaattactaaacatgtcgaGTAAGACTACTGGATGGCACAATGGGCTTGCAtttggaaaattaccaaaatgcccctgagGGCAAGGCTGACTTTTTGCAcatggttatgattcatggtgggcatgtatgcatatgaaaacattataaaaaaacttgaaacagattttaatgcttagaaatacatatttttttaatgtttttcttggattttcacaacaaatagaaaaatgacatctacgTCCCTAACATGGTAGGGAACActtatgaaaatgatcaaacattcatgtcagtgattaatgatcccataaaatcaatcctgatgaaatatgtatcccataaTTCTTTTTGTGAATTTAtatgcatttatactatttttaatattttctgaaatgctaaaaagaagggaaaacaaagaaaaatacaaaatccccatcacagatccgaattggatcaaaccaaagTCCACACCCACTAATgaaaacatgatatttaacatggtTGGAATGATTTTGTCAAAATGCCCACCCACAGCTTCAGGTTTCATAAAACTCTAAAATACTCAtaggggcaaaaatgtcacaTAAAACATGATTTAGAGCTCTGGAAAATTAATGGACATCAAGAATAATGGTAAACATCATCCATGAAAATTTCATAATTTCAtcactcttgtgttatttttgaagattttttaactgaaaacagcctcttttaactaaagaaaatcaaaagaaatacaaaaaaaataaataaaaatatataaaaactacCCTTGAAGTGAGGAAGTGTCTGGGCTCAGTTTACATATCCTTGGATGTCCGGAATAATCTCTGGAAGGCACCgaaagccactccaagtgtgtTTGTCTGGAATGGTaagagtggtgaacaagggttatttgaggaattttatatgtctatGGAAGTATGATATGAGGATGTCTCTAGCATGTATGAGTTCgttcacaatgataattttttcatgaattttatCGGTGTCTTACCTCTCCAAATGACCtactatttataggagaaaatccATTCGAGGAAATgtctcaaagacccttggggcctTAATGGCAGGGGATAAGGTGGGTGGGCAGCTGGGGCTGGCAGGCATGACTTTGGGGTGCCTAGGCCGGTGCAGCCAAGACTTTGGCTGGCACATGCAGGTGGGCATGGGGCCAAACCCATGTGGGGGTGGTTGGTGGGCCTAGTGTGGCTCCCAAAGGGTTGGC harbors:
- the LOC122659754 gene encoding uncharacterized protein LOC122659754 isoform X3, which codes for MLVAAIMDIVTSNCDNLDGTMFQPSLPGNADMRDIAAAIQVIEEGGMHFDASHGNDNDKDGGKGIRGVGIKVLGGTTVLGLSRTNGSHLNYLESVGCIPRPLMLLENRDNCLVQGNLAPSPTPGLWDDLQGQHVAVPFATWALANWALASDVNRSHIQELDQDGYAVMIALMAPERTVKWHGSLVARLLLEDLNLPLTDSVPDWSFILLSTVSQASKTEDITLARMALSAFLVSVQRSPDAQRVVMEKGLHLMRETAKRTQKHKHVQEALAKALELLSTGDKHLSIEESKKWSGILLPWVFGKFSSDITRFSATKILSRILEDCGPYSIPISQGWLALLLIEVLGSSKTTSFKKSTQLKGDKVKTQIDHSNAASAAQIASQLAGAVVNRAGKQLSTTTDSVDMFPLADLLSLEPFAGPLKNMNKNSSSKFDAADSAVATLKGIKALSEVCTEDSIAQNKIADLGVLCLLRRFLLRDDYEQLAAIEAYDASRVREMQDRTAQDRTVNVSSEANALGANNSSSVRVPPTAHIRRHAAQLLTVLSVLPKVQKAVVADETWCKWLEDCANGKIPGCNDLKIRSYARATLLNIFCSQKIDGNPVDGSVPDIGSGIQRYMCPSYEDKIFLINPELPHWKSPEKTASGVAQSEFPSSNKPFCNLSAYHEESVNSDGGSLTRDSNDRGISPATGPGKLSQSEVPLLDVVFVHGLRGGPFKTWRMAEDKSSTTKSGLVETIDLEAGKEGTFWPGEWLSADFPQARLFSVKYKTNLTQWSGASLPLQEVSSLLLKRLTAAGIGSRPVVFVTHSMGGLVVKQMLYQAREDNLNKFINNTIGVVFYSCPHFGSKLADMPWRMGLVLRPAPTIGELRSGSPRLVEFNDFIRHLHNKGLLEVLSFSETKVTPIVEGYGGWAFRMEIVPIESAYPGFGELVVLDSSDHINSCKPVSRTDPSYTQTLHFMEKLKAHCR